One stretch of Filifactor alocis ATCC 35896 DNA includes these proteins:
- the murD gene encoding UDP-N-acetylmuramoyl-L-alanine--D-glutamate ligase: MKENNKFLMIGLGKSGLAMIDYLDSLGKNILAYDNNKDLKIRIQDYKNVEFYIGKNPSGEEMVDQVIISPGVPTDLPFVKKFIDRGIEVIGEVEFAYRHTRGTFVGVTGTNGKTTTTTLLGEFFKKYGLDTKVVGNIGNPVIEAVRNADEHTWYVSELSSFQLEMIKEFKCHIAGFLNLTPDHLNRHGSLKTYGEMKSNIFKNQTKDDYAVLNYEDDYVCHLGEKLPSKVLYFSTKREVPFGIYLKEGYIYENITGITNKLFDRKNVLLAGNHNMENVLMAMCMAYCANISFDCMKSVLSNFEGVEHRLEFVEMIDGVRYINDSKGTNPDASVKAVEAFEKNIILIAGGMDKKVPFDKFVETFTGKHLGKVKKLILLGETKNIIKDCAQKHGFDSVDLVNNMEEAVDVAHQQAEGGDIVLLSPACASWDMYDSYEIRGEDFKNRVYALR; encoded by the coding sequence ATGAAAGAGAACAATAAATTTTTGATGATTGGGCTTGGAAAAAGTGGATTGGCAATGATTGATTATTTGGATTCTTTGGGAAAAAATATACTAGCATATGATAATAATAAAGATTTAAAGATACGAATCCAAGACTATAAAAATGTGGAATTTTATATTGGAAAAAATCCAAGTGGAGAAGAGATGGTAGATCAAGTGATTATTTCTCCGGGAGTACCTACAGATTTACCTTTTGTGAAAAAATTTATTGATAGAGGAATTGAAGTCATTGGAGAAGTGGAATTTGCGTATCGTCATACCAGAGGTACTTTTGTTGGAGTTACGGGAACAAATGGAAAGACGACAACCACAACGTTATTAGGGGAGTTTTTTAAAAAATACGGATTAGACACAAAGGTTGTTGGAAATATCGGAAATCCTGTTATTGAAGCAGTTAGAAATGCTGACGAACATACATGGTATGTATCAGAATTGTCCAGTTTTCAATTAGAAATGATAAAAGAATTTAAGTGTCACATTGCAGGGTTTTTGAATTTAACACCGGATCACTTGAATAGACATGGCTCTCTAAAAACTTACGGTGAAATGAAATCAAATATTTTTAAGAATCAAACAAAAGACGATTATGCCGTTTTAAATTACGAAGATGATTACGTATGTCATTTAGGTGAGAAACTACCTTCAAAAGTATTGTATTTTTCTACAAAAAGGGAGGTGCCTTTTGGAATTTATTTGAAAGAAGGTTATATCTATGAAAATATAACAGGAATCACAAATAAGTTGTTTGATAGAAAAAATGTTTTGCTTGCAGGGAATCATAATATGGAAAATGTTTTGATGGCGATGTGTATGGCATATTGTGCAAACATTTCTTTTGATTGTATGAAGTCTGTTTTATCAAATTTTGAAGGGGTAGAACATAGACTGGAATTTGTAGAGATGATTGATGGAGTTAGATACATTAATGATTCTAAAGGAACAAATCCGGATGCATCTGTAAAAGCGGTAGAAGCTTTCGAAAAAAACATTATTTTAATTGCAGGAGGAATGGATAAAAAAGTTCCCTTTGATAAGTTTGTAGAAACATTTACCGGAAAACATTTAGGAAAGGTAAAAAAACTAATTCTACTCGGAGAAACAAAAAATATAATCAAAGATTGTGCTCAAAAGCATGGATTCGATTCTGTGGACTTAGTTAATAATATGGAAGAAGCTGTAGATGTTGCACATCAACAAGCGGAAGGTGGAGATATTGTATTATTATCTCCGGCATGTGCGTCTTGGGATATGTATGATAGTTATGAAATAAGAGGAGAAGATTTTAAAAATAGAGTATATGCTTTACGTTAG
- the mraY gene encoding phospho-N-acetylmuramoyl-pentapeptide-transferase, whose product MSIVFASIISFVIAVCLGPVVIPVLRKLKFGQTEREEGPESHQIKSGTPTMGGFIFIIPITIVTFLIGGFYIDTVLPVLALLLFGSIGFIDDYIKVVKKRNLGLHAYQKIILQFTFAMVVSLLEVKYSSLGTSVYIPFSNKLWDMGCLYIPFLVILLIGVSNSVNLTDGLDGLCTSVTILVMLFFGVLSNCMHSMGLVSFNVAVLGSCLGFLLYNKYPAKVFMGDTGSMALGGAVAISAIMLHTALILPFVGIIYMLEALSVIVQVVSFKTTGKRVFRMSPLHHHFELGGWSEVKVTIVFTTITFIFCIIGWYGLAGVCF is encoded by the coding sequence GTGAGTATTGTTTTTGCATCGATAATTTCTTTTGTTATTGCGGTATGTTTAGGTCCTGTTGTTATTCCGGTTCTAAGAAAATTAAAATTCGGTCAAACAGAACGAGAGGAGGGACCTGAAAGTCATCAAATTAAGTCAGGAACACCAACGATGGGAGGATTTATTTTTATTATTCCCATCACTATTGTAACATTTTTAATCGGTGGATTTTATATTGATACCGTACTGCCTGTTCTTGCTCTGTTATTATTTGGTAGTATCGGTTTTATTGATGATTATATTAAGGTAGTAAAGAAACGAAATTTAGGACTTCATGCATATCAAAAAATAATATTACAATTTACTTTTGCGATGGTTGTTTCTTTATTGGAAGTAAAATATTCTTCTTTAGGAACATCTGTATATATTCCTTTTTCAAATAAACTATGGGATATGGGATGCCTTTATATTCCTTTCCTTGTTATTTTATTGATTGGTGTCAGTAACAGCGTGAATTTGACAGACGGTTTGGATGGACTGTGTACTTCCGTTACTATTTTAGTCATGTTATTTTTTGGAGTTTTATCTAACTGTATGCATAGTATGGGGCTTGTGTCTTTTAATGTGGCTGTGTTGGGTTCTTGTCTGGGTTTTTTACTTTACAACAAATATCCTGCTAAAGTTTTTATGGGAGATACCGGATCTATGGCTTTGGGAGGAGCCGTTGCAATCAGTGCGATTATGTTGCATACTGCACTAATTCTTCCGTTTGTTGGCATAATATATATGCTTGAGGCATTATCTGTTATTGTTCAAGTTGTATCATTTAAAACAACAGGTAAGAGGGTATTTAGGATGTCTCCTTTGCACCATCATTTTGAGCTTGGCGGATGGAGTGAAGTTAAGGTCACTATAGTGTTTACTACAATTACTTTTATTTTTTGTATAATAGGATGGTATGGATTGGCAGGAGTATGTTTTTAG
- a CDS encoding UDP-N-acetylmuramoyl-tripeptide--D-alanyl-D-alanine ligase — MNILKFSQIVEWTEGVVLGDSMFSESIYSITTDSRKVKQGDLFIAIKGEHFDGNHFVDMALDNGAVAVLSSISHKSPRVITVPDTVKALGKLASGYRDMLDIPVISITGSSGKTTTKDMIFYALNSQCNAYRTEGNFNNEIGMPLTILNSDEEHDVMILEMGMSSLGEIEYLCSIAKPNIGVITNIGTAHLEQLGSQEKIFEAKMEITSFMHEKDILLVNGEDKFLRNLDKDVYQPMIKTFGFSNSCDYFCKNYDYREDSTDICAMIDGLEVNYTIPSLGKHNILNSLAALGVASVLQMDLQKAAKSLIDFQPSKLRMQIEKKDGITIINDSYNANPDSVKSVLSILAEKNNVRRIAILGDMLELGRDSDKYHRQIGECAAHSCDILIGIGMFSDYMREGALEHGMDEGFCYSFRTQEESVTTIKDIMRVGDVVLLKGSRGMAMEKLIDLIF; from the coding sequence ATGAATATATTAAAATTTTCACAGATTGTTGAATGGACAGAGGGTGTTGTTTTGGGAGATAGTATGTTTTCAGAATCTATCTACAGTATTACAACAGACAGTAGAAAAGTGAAACAAGGAGATCTGTTTATTGCTATCAAAGGAGAACATTTTGATGGAAACCATTTTGTAGATATGGCTTTAGATAACGGTGCTGTAGCTGTGCTTTCAAGCATTTCTCATAAAAGCCCCAGAGTAATTACAGTTCCTGATACCGTGAAAGCTTTGGGAAAACTGGCATCTGGTTATCGAGATATGCTGGATATTCCTGTGATATCTATTACAGGCAGTAGTGGAAAAACAACAACAAAAGATATGATTTTCTATGCTTTGAATTCACAATGTAATGCATATCGAACAGAGGGAAATTTTAACAATGAAATAGGGATGCCTTTAACAATATTAAATTCTGATGAAGAGCATGATGTAATGATTTTAGAAATGGGGATGTCTTCACTTGGTGAAATAGAATATTTATGCTCTATCGCAAAACCTAATATAGGTGTCATTACTAATATCGGGACAGCTCATTTAGAACAATTGGGTTCTCAAGAAAAAATATTTGAAGCAAAAATGGAAATTACGAGTTTTATGCATGAAAAAGATATTTTGCTTGTCAATGGGGAAGATAAATTTTTAAGAAATCTTGATAAGGATGTATATCAACCTATGATTAAAACATTTGGTTTTTCGAATTCTTGTGATTATTTCTGTAAAAACTACGATTACAGAGAAGATTCTACTGATATTTGCGCTATGATTGATGGACTTGAAGTAAATTATACAATTCCATCTTTAGGAAAACATAACATATTGAATTCTTTAGCAGCGTTGGGAGTTGCGTCTGTTTTGCAAATGGATTTACAAAAAGCTGCGAAAAGCCTGATAGATTTTCAACCGTCTAAACTAAGGATGCAAATTGAAAAAAAAGATGGTATTACGATAATAAATGACAGTTATAATGCAAATCCGGATTCCGTGAAATCGGTGTTGAGTATTTTGGCAGAAAAAAACAATGTTAGAAGAATTGCTATTTTGGGAGATATGTTGGAATTAGGGCGCGATTCTGATAAATATCATAGACAGATAGGCGAATGTGCAGCTCATTCTTGTGATATTTTGATAGGAATCGGGATGTTTTCCGATTACATGAGAGAAGGAGCATTAGAGCACGGTATGGATGAAGGTTTTTGTTATTCGTTTCGTACACAGGAAGAATCGGTCACTACCATCAAAGACATTATGAGGGTAGGTGATGTTGTATTGTTAAAAGGATCGCGTGGTATGGCAATGGAGAAGTTGATAGATTTGATATTTTGA
- a CDS encoding PASTA domain-containing penicillin-binding protein: MKQIEQRKQRDFRLKITVIFFSVIVSILVGKLLLVQVIDSKNYSSKASYQQYRDVEVKPKRGNIYDRNGKELAVSVSTYDVYVELSYAKEYDKQEKKLKKWEDGEWEEFSRNVGGILGEDSNKILEKVRQNQDKSRFILMKKIDYAKKLELDKLNYKVLFYEESKRRLYPYGKFASYILGHTSKDNVGLAGIEAYFNKELNGIPGRKIVLSDAKSRELEDHSIRYHEPVNGYHVVSTIDEVIQHYVEKAMEQSYIENNSKRSMAIVIDPKTGDILAMAAKPDYNPETPNELYYYRFREAMSNAKTNEEQLEVLNSMWRNPMVSDLYEPGSVFKVITASAGIEEGVVTPNSTFVDKGYVEVAGQKLSNWSKKPFGTIDFRKAVGQSVNTVFIEVAKRLGSEKFLEYIYAFGFGKKTGVSLPGEAEGLIYSLDKLGPVQQATMSFGQSISVTPIQMVMAVSAVANNGELMKPRLVREIVSDDGEIIQRFEPEVVRRPISKKTNETMLELLENVVKKEGGKKAAIFGYRIAGKSGTAQKVIDGKYPKGYYISSFVGIAPVEDPKVVVLVITDEPHGQHGFYGGGNSAPFVGMILQDTLRYMGVTPNAIVSNNTNIEKVDIPEVRNMTFKEARVLLNSHHLKYTIDVDSAKDDTLVVDMFPKAGETVPIGSSIVLYFEGKKMDEVLMPNLIGKTVSESQKIVNSLGLRFNFSGNGKAIKQFPEPNKLVKKGSMVNVKFEDSSSSKPSSNEKSGSSETKENLIEQNKNTKKDSSETNNSSDANSLENREEDMPSVIRMSN, encoded by the coding sequence ATGAAACAGATAGAACAGAGAAAACAAAGAGATTTTCGGTTAAAAATAACAGTCATCTTTTTTTCGGTGATTGTATCTATTTTAGTGGGAAAATTGTTGTTGGTTCAAGTAATAGATTCTAAGAACTATTCCAGTAAAGCAAGCTATCAACAATACAGAGATGTTGAAGTGAAGCCCAAAAGAGGGAATATATATGACAGAAACGGGAAAGAATTAGCAGTGAGTGTATCTACTTATGATGTATATGTAGAACTTAGTTATGCAAAGGAATATGATAAGCAAGAAAAAAAATTAAAGAAATGGGAAGATGGAGAATGGGAAGAGTTTTCTCGTAATGTGGGAGGCATATTAGGAGAAGATTCGAACAAAATTTTGGAAAAAGTGAGACAGAATCAAGATAAGTCCAGATTTATTTTGATGAAAAAAATTGATTATGCAAAAAAATTGGAGTTGGATAAATTAAACTATAAGGTGCTGTTCTATGAAGAAAGCAAGAGAAGACTTTATCCTTATGGAAAATTTGCATCTTACATTCTAGGCCATACCTCCAAAGATAATGTTGGGTTAGCAGGAATTGAAGCTTATTTTAATAAGGAACTGAATGGAATTCCGGGAAGAAAAATTGTCCTTAGTGATGCTAAATCAAGAGAATTGGAAGACCATTCTATTCGTTATCATGAACCTGTGAATGGATACCATGTTGTTTCAACGATAGATGAAGTCATTCAGCATTATGTTGAAAAAGCAATGGAGCAGTCTTACATCGAAAATAATTCAAAAAGATCTATGGCAATTGTAATAGATCCTAAAACAGGGGATATTTTGGCGATGGCCGCAAAGCCGGATTATAATCCGGAAACACCTAATGAATTGTATTATTATAGATTTCGTGAAGCGATGAGCAATGCAAAGACAAATGAAGAACAGTTAGAAGTGCTTAATTCCATGTGGAGAAATCCTATGGTTAGTGACTTATATGAACCGGGATCTGTATTTAAGGTCATTACTGCCAGTGCCGGCATAGAAGAAGGGGTGGTAACACCGAACTCTACTTTTGTAGACAAAGGATATGTTGAAGTTGCAGGTCAAAAATTATCCAACTGGTCGAAAAAACCTTTTGGGACAATTGATTTCAGAAAAGCTGTAGGGCAGTCCGTTAATACTGTCTTTATAGAAGTAGCAAAAAGACTTGGTTCTGAAAAATTTTTAGAGTATATTTATGCGTTTGGGTTTGGAAAAAAGACAGGGGTTTCATTGCCGGGCGAAGCGGAAGGGCTTATTTATTCATTAGATAAATTAGGGCCGGTTCAACAGGCTACAATGTCTTTTGGGCAAAGTATTTCTGTGACACCGATTCAAATGGTCATGGCAGTAAGTGCCGTAGCAAACAATGGTGAATTGATGAAACCCAGATTAGTCAGAGAAATAGTTTCTGATGATGGTGAAATTATACAGCGGTTTGAACCTGAGGTAGTTCGTAGACCGATTTCAAAAAAAACAAATGAGACTATGTTAGAGTTGTTAGAAAATGTGGTTAAAAAAGAAGGTGGAAAAAAAGCGGCAATTTTTGGTTATCGTATTGCCGGAAAAAGTGGTACAGCACAAAAGGTTATCGATGGAAAATATCCAAAGGGCTACTATATCTCCAGTTTTGTTGGTATTGCACCGGTGGAAGATCCAAAGGTAGTTGTTCTTGTTATCACTGATGAGCCACATGGTCAGCATGGATTCTACGGAGGTGGAAACTCAGCACCTTTTGTCGGAATGATATTACAAGACACGCTGAGATATATGGGAGTTACTCCGAATGCAATTGTAAGTAATAACACAAATATCGAAAAAGTTGATATTCCTGAAGTTCGAAATATGACATTCAAAGAAGCGAGAGTATTATTAAATTCTCATCACTTAAAATATACGATAGATGTTGATTCTGCGAAGGATGATACTTTAGTTGTAGATATGTTCCCGAAAGCGGGGGAGACAGTCCCTATAGGCTCAAGTATTGTTTTATACTTCGAAGGGAAGAAAATGGATGAAGTGTTAATGCCTAATTTAATAGGAAAAACGGTTTCGGAATCACAAAAAATTGTCAATTCTTTAGGTCTTAGATTTAATTTTTCCGGAAACGGAAAAGCAATCAAGCAGTTTCCTGAACCAAATAAATTAGTAAAAAAAGGTTCTATGGTAAATGTCAAATTTGAAGATTCGTCTTCTTCTAAACCATCGTCGAATGAGAAATCAGGTTCTTCAGAGACAAAAGAGAATCTTATAGAACAAAATAAGAATACAAAAAAAGATTCATCTGAAACTAACAATAGTAGCGATGCTAACAGTCTGGAGAATAGGGAAGAAGATATGCCATCCGTCATTCGAATGAGCAATTAA